The stretch of DNA AGAGACCAAACCACATATGGAATTAGAAGTGGTTGTAGCAATCCAGGATATGCAGCAAGATCTGATTTGTTTCTTTGACATAcatcacaattttgcacaaagaTCTTCACATCTTTTCTGATTTTCTTTCAGTAAAACAATGCCAATCGACTCTTTAATGTGGCCTCAACCCCCGAATGGCCTCCTTGGGGTATAGAATGCCATAATTTCATGATGTTTGATCAACTGCAGCTTTACCTCTCTGTTAAGTAATGTGTTATCAACTTCAGCAGAAGAGGACTCTCTTGGTAAATAAGGGAGGTGCAATGGGGGTGGTCTACCATAAAGGGCTTCGTAAGGAGTGGTTTGGATGTCAGAGCGATGAGAGGTATTATACTAGTATTCAGCCATACGTATACAAGAGTACCACCCAATAGCATCATCAAAGCAAAAACATCTTAAGTAGGTCTCTAAACATCTATTTAGTACCTTAGTTTGGCCATCAGATTGTGGATGATAAGTTGAAGAAGTATTGAGTTGTACCCCCTATAAAGAGAATAACTCTTGCCAAAATGAGCTTAAGAACACTTAATCCTGATCACTTGTAATATTATCAGGTAATCCATGTAATCTAACAATGACATCCATGAATACCTTGGCTACACTTTGGGCAAAATAAGGATGCTTTAAAGGTATAAAGTGCCCATACTTGCTTAATTTATTCACCACTACCAATATGACCTCATAGACATGTGACTTAGGAGAGCCATAAATAAGGTCTATGCTATTCAGAGACCAAACCACATCTGGAATTAGAAGTGGTTGTAGCAATCCAAGATATGCAGCAAGATCTGATTTGTTTCTTTGACATACATCACAATTCTGCGCAAAGATCTTCACATCTTTTCTGATTTCCTTTCAGTAAAACAATGCCAACCGACTCTTTAATGTGGCCTCAACCCCTGAATGTCCTCCTTGGGGTGTAGAATGCCGTAATTTCATGATGGGTTTCCTTAGCTGCAGAACCTTACCAACTACCAACGTCCCCTTCCTTCTTAGCTGGTTGTTACTCCAAGTAAACTATGAGTGAGAGGTTGGATTAGCTTGCAATTGTTCAACCAGTGTCTTCAACTCATTAGATGTTTCCCAACTTTTAACTATATCTTGAAGTAGGTCACAGTTAGTGGTTGAAATGACCAATGACATAAGCTCATCCCCATGAATCCTTAATAGTGCATCAACCACTTTATTTTTCACTCATTTCTTGTATCCAATGGTGTAGGCAAAGGGCACCAGCTTAGTTAGCCATATCAATTGTGAATTAGTGTGAAGTTTCTGTTCTATTAAAAACTTCAAAGTCCTTTGATCAGTTCTAATGATGAACTTCTGGCCAAGACGATATTGAGACCATTTGGTAATTGCATGCACTATAGCTAGTAATTTCCTGTCATGCACTGAAAGAGCAGCATGCCTAGGAGATAATGTCCTGTTAATGAATGCAACATGACGTCCTTGATGCTTGAGCACAAGCCCTATGCTATAACTACTAGCATCAGTTTCCAAAACAAAAGTCTTGCTCATATTAGGGAGAGCTAAGACTGGTGCTTTAGACAATGCCTCCTTCAGTTGTTCAAATGCATGGGAAGCTCCTGGAAACCATTTGAAGTTATCTTTATTCAAAAGTTCAGTCAAAGGTTTGATAATAATGCCCAAACCTTGTATGAATCTCCTATAATAGTCGACCAACCCTATAAATCCTCTTAATTGCTTAAGAGTAGTAGATGTAGGCCATTTCTGCACAACTGCTATTTTTGAGGGTCTGTGGACACCCCATATTCAGTGATAAAGTGGCATAGATATTCTATATTTTGCACACTAAAGAAACATTTACTCTCTTTGATATAGAGCTGGTGTTTCTTCATCTCATAGAATACATACTTAGGTGTACTAAATGGTCCTCCATATTCCTATTGTACATTAAGATATCATCAAAAAAGACCAACACATATTTCCTAAGAAAATCATGGAAGACTGAATTCATTAAGCCCTGAAATGTTGCTGGTGCATTTGACAATCCAAAAAGCATCACCAAGTATTCAAAATGACTTGAATGGGTTCTAAATGCAGTCTTGGGAACATCTTCTTCTGCCATTCTCAATTGATTATATCTTGATCTAAGATCAATTTTTGAGAAGATCTTAGAACCTCCCAATTCATCTAACAAATCTTCTACAATAGGTATTGGGAATTTGTTCTTTACAATGTACTTGTTTAAGTCCCTATAATCAACACACAACCTCCATGTACCATCTTTCTTCCCCACTAAAACCACAGGAGAAGCAAAAGGGTTGCTATTTGGTTGAACTATTCCTTGATCTAACATTTGTTGCACCAATGTCTCAATGATATCCTTTTTAATAGAAGGATATCTATATGGCATCTTATTAATAGGTTTAGTCCCAGACTGTAACACAATTTTATGGTAAAAAATTCCCCTAGAAGGTAGTAATTGTGTAGGCTTATCAAATACCTCCCTAAACTCTTCCACCAATTTTAGCAACCTAGGATCTTTTTCATGTTCACATTTAGTTTCTAGTGAATACCACTGTAATTTGTTACACATAGCAGGTACTACTTGTATCATACAAAGTTGTGACTGATTACCTGAGAATTTTGTCAACTTCCCAGCTCCAGAAGTTTGCACTTGCTTTCCTGCACCTCTCAGGACATGTTTCCTGCCCTTGCACATGAATTCCATGGTCAGTGTTCTAAAGTTCATTTTTGATGTCTCCCAGAGTAAGCAACTACTGCACTCCCAATACTATTCCACAAGACCCCAAAGGCAGCAGTAAGAAGTTTGTTGAAAACTCAACACCTTAAAGTAGTCAGAGTATTCTACACATTTTGTTAACCTTTATCATATTGCCATTTGGTGCAGCTACTAACTAAGGCATAGTCTCCTTAATAAGACATCCCAATTTCTGGACCAATTCAGGGTCTATGAAATTGTGGGAGCTACCTGTATCAACCAATATATGTAATGACTTCTTTGAATGATAGTTAGTTACTTTTAAGGTTTTGTATCCCAGGGATCCATTTAAAGCATGAATTGAAATCTCCATTTGCTCCATAGTTTGATTTAACTCCAATTATGATCCTTCTGATTCACCAGAATTTTCATCTTCCTTAGTGTTTTCCTCCACCTGCTCCTCTAATTTCTGAAGGTACAGTTGCTTGAAATTTTTACACCTGTGATCAGGTACATACTTCTCATTGCAGAAGTAACATAATCCTTGAGCACTTTTTCATTCATTTGTAGACTAACAGTTCTCATGTTAAATCCTTTGGGAGCCGTAAAATATCCAACATTTGGTGTTGGAAGTAGAGGTTTGTTTTGGGTCCTATGGTCGGTATATTTTTTTGTGGTTGTATCTTGGGTATGTGACAGAGAGAAAGATTGTCTAATGGTAGCAAGATAAGCTTCTTGCATTCTAGCAGCCTTGTAGACTTGAGACAGGGTGGTTCGATTTGTAATTTTTACTGCAATATTTAGCTCATGCTTCAATCCCCCAAGAAAATAACTAATTGCATTCTTCTGAGATCACCCTTGTCATATGTCTCTCGAAGGTGGCTTGGTACTCCCTCACACTCCCAGTTTATCTAACTTTCTTTATTTATTCTATGAGATCATCAAAATCAACGCCAAATCGTTCTACCAAAGACTTAACATACTCAGTCCATGTAGCTGGTTGTAAGTATTGCATGTATCTCATAAATGGCATATGCATTGGATGGCTTCCCCATCCAATTGCATCGATGCCACCTCTATTTTCTCATATCCTACAACCATTTCCATGGAAAAAAAATTATTCGATCTTGAATATCCAAGACCTCAGATCATTCCATGTGAACCTCAAGAATTCCATCCTCGGCCATCTAGAATAATTTGAGTTACGATTGTATCTGGCAGGACTCTTGTCCCTATGTGATCTTTCTTCTGATTTCCTCGACATAGAAGGTCCATATTCAGGCCCTAATAGAGCTTTATCCTTACGATTCTCTCCAGAATTAGTCAGTTGCTCCTTCAGCTCGAGCACTGTCTGATCTAAATGCTTTAAGTTGGAAACTTCTCCAGGCTCCAATATCTTCCATATGTTTCTGCATCATCTCACGCAATTCCCCCATTTCATTGATGGAATTGTCATTTGATCGAACACCTTTCGTCAAGATTTTGCCAATGAGCGATAAACTTTGATACCAATGTTAACTGAATTGCAGGAATTTCAAAGAACTCGAGGATTCAGCAGTTGATCAAGAGCTTAGCAGTGAAGCTCGAGAGAACAACTAGGTTTGAGAAGAGAAATTGTAAAAAGgaaggaaagaagaagaaaagtagAATAGAAAAGTTGAATCTTACTATTATGAAATgtaatctctgtaatacaatgaTTTATATGAAGGGAATGAAATACTAACTGATTTTACAGCTTGTAATCTTTCACTGTTACTAACCAACTAATTGCTAACTAACTTTCTAATAACTAGTAACGATTTCTAACTAACTCTGAGCTGACATGGAATTTGGCTGACGTGGCATTTCTCATTTGCATTTCATGTATCAAAATCCTCAATCACCAATCTTTatatgaaaatattttccctagtcACATTTCACTTTTCGGTAAGGTTTGAATTTCTTTTTCTAGTACAGGGTGAAAGGTTGAAACCTCCACGTTTCTAGCACTTCTTCTTTTATATATGACGCCTTTATTGTTTATAACGCTAATTATAAAGTGAGATGCGTCGTGTATTTTTGTTATGAATTAAAGTTAATGTGATAGGGAACACAACAAAAGATATAATTCACTTAGTGATTGCTTTGAATCTCAAACATCATATATATGGGGAGGGGCGTTTTGTTTTTGATGAAAACGATAGCACTAGGACCTCAGTTACAAACATGAAAAAGAAATAGTAATAAACAGAAAATATTAAATCTGGAAAAGTTTTTCGCGCTCATGAAATTACTTAAATTGTTAACCATTATCATACACCCAAAAGAGCTTTTCATTAGGCTTTATCCGAAGAAGAATTATAGTGTGTCATGAAATACTAGAATTACTTTCCTTGTGTGTCAATTTTCATTTGTCGGCGAATATcgtctttttttctctttcttttgttCAACTTTGAATTGGAGCCAATTGATGATTTCGAAGACTAAGAAGATGAAAGTAAGAGAGCCAATAACTGCGATGTAGGCAGGTCTCCACTTGTCGTCTTCTTGCATTATTTTTATCCCTTTGAATATGTTGACACAAATCACTGCAAGTAATGCATACCCTAGAGAATGATGGTACATACTCCAGTATATGTGAAGTTCATCGTCTTTTTTGGGTTTTAATCTCAGTGCCAGCGCCTGTATATAAAAATTAACCAAATAATTAATTAGATATTTGACAAGTGGCGGTAATAAGATTTTCATCAAgagaattcaaaaaaataaaaatatgcaaAAAAAACCCAAGAGAATTCATTATATAAGATATATACGTAAGATTAatgaaattaaatattatatgcACAATTTAATTTTTCGACGAAAACAGTTAAAATGAACCCCATCCACCCCTAATTCTGGCCATGCATTTTTGGTGTATATCATGGATTAAGTTATTGAAATCGCTAAACTTCAATTAGGAAGAACGTAGAATGAATATTTTTAATACTAATTTTATTTAAATCCTTTCTCTAAAGAGATTTTATCAGAAGTATTTAACTTATACATACCCCGTTCTTGTAAAAGAACTTTTATATTATCCCTATTCATAGAGTATATATAATTGGAGTAATGGCTTTATTAGAGagaaaaaaagttacaaaattatcCTCTGCACTCCAACTTCAAATCCCACGTTAGTCATGTTTGATTAGACATCAATATGATCTTGCCACTTTATACGAGTGAATCATTTCAAAGGCATGGAGAAATAGTAACTTTAAATGGAGGGATCGGGGCAAATGCAATGAAGAGAAAAATATCAACCTACACATGGTGTTCACACAAAATATAATCCATTAGTTTATCATGGTTAAGTGATAGATTGATATGAGAGTACATACTATTAATAAACTATGGTTAGTAGTAAAAGAGTTTGTGAAAGATTTATTGAAAACGGAAGCATTTTATCCATCACTGGAAGAAAAATaacaaatataataattaatatggTTGACCATAAGGAAGAGCATGTTCTTTAGCGCGATAATAGTTCTCTTAATCGAATACTTATTATGATAACGAATATTCcatttaaaaactaaaaaataactCTCCGTTTACTTCTTTTTTATTGTATTGATAGATTTTGATGTAAACATTGATCGTAGATAAAAAATTTTTCCAATAAGTTAGGTGGAGAGAGAGTGTGTTTTACTTGTAGGGTGGCAAATGTGAAGATGGAGATGCCAAAAGCTCCATGTTTGGGAAAAGAgtaatatttggaagaaattcCAAGCCAGAGTCCAAGTCCCCAACCAGTTGCACCAATAATATATCCAAATGCTTGACATGTCTTATGAGCATGTTTCCATTCATCATGTTTATTCCATTGTATTGGTCCCTTTTTGAAGTATCTCGCTATTATCACACCAATAGGAAGGATTACACCCCAACCAATAATGTTAAGTATTCCATGAGCCtgcatatacaaaaataatataattaagcaAAAGAAATTCATCTAAATAATTGGCAGATGtatatataatttgtatattATCGTGTATAGTTTATATATACCGATTAGATTAAGTAAACATTGAATTCAACCAGCTATATGTGTAAAATCCCCAAAAAATTACTGTTTTAAATAGTCGAGCGCGCTTCAATATCTAATAATAGATACTACTTGATATGTTTGGTATATGCAAGAGTGACCTATTACAAAATTTTGATTTTAGATACCTGTGTGTTAATGCTTCAGAAATAAATGGAAATTGTGATTTGTTTACAAGAAAAATACACAGGTAAAATGGTTTAAGCAAGATTAAATAATAcagtaattaattaaaattttacgcCTTAATTCCAAATTAAGGTTAGTTATAAGTATTAAATAAGAGTACGTAATtgtgagagaaaaaaaaaaaatcatattatGGCGAAATCAAATCTTATAATTAAAGGACTTAATTTTTATCATCTTTTGATAAAAGGGCTTGAAAGCCGTCTTAGAAACGTAACATCAATCTGTTATACCACTTAACAAAATGTAATCGAGTAGTATGGGGTCTCTGGTAAATTAAAGTACTTTCTAAAACTTTGAATTTCTACATTTTAGCTTCTAATTAAATAAAATTTTGGGAAAAAGAAGAAGCTAGGAAAAAAAGAGAACTTTAAAGCACTCGTTAGGAGACGTTTTGTTACAGGAATTATGGGGTTATCTCACTATAAATTTCAGTATTTGGTTGTGAGTATTAGCTAAATGCATGATAAAATTTATACCAAAATCATGGGAAGGAGCTGAACTACGTGGGCGAAAGGGGATTCAGCCCCGAAAATTACACTGTTTATGTAAGGCCAATTtttttctcatatatatatatatattagatgttGAATCCCATTAACTTCTTTGCGTGCcagctttttaaattttttaaatcccTTTGGTGAAAATCATGCTTTCTCCACTGATTATGGGATTATTTATCCCACATAGAAGGTGGAATTATAATCTGAGTTATAATTCTAGTTATAATCAAGGTGAGATAAGATATAGGATAAGATTAATACCTTGTTTAGTTTGAGGTATAAATTTATCCTGCGATAAATTTATACCGCCAACCAAACAAGGTATAAATTTAATCCCAAACTTAATCCAGGATATCCCATCTTATCTCACTTTATCCCATCAAATGTGGGATTATTTTATCCTATCTCTCATGTGTTATAAATTAGTACTAGGATTATAATCCCAGAATAATTTAGTCCGCGTACCAAACGAACCGTAAGAGTATAATCGTGGGATAACCTTGTTTTGGAGTTTggaccaaacgaccccttaccGTTCATTAGTGTGCTCCTTATGTCTAATAGTTTCAAGGCTGCATGCATGCATGCTACGAAGAAAGACAATTACTACGTACAATCGTTCATGATAAGTGAGATTAGTAATATAAAAAATAAGACAGATAACCTGCTAAAGCATTTTAAGATAATGCAGATTTAAACAGTCAGTACCAAGAGAAAAAAGAGAGTAGAGTAATTAAGAAGAATGATCCAAAGTTAATTAGGCTTACAGTTCTTGCATGATGACGTTTAGCAGCTCTAAAACGTAAAGATTTGCCAGTCTCCAAATCAATGGTCTCTGTGCCATCATAGTTATGGAGAGTTTTATCATGAATCTTGGGTTCCATTCCTGCTGCAACTTTTCCAACTTGCCAAACATGATTAATTCTTGAAATACTAACTGACTGAGGAAGATGTATAGTTGCTTCTATTATGTGATATTGAAAACTCAGAGAACTAAACCTCAATTTGCTTACATTCAAATCAATAGGAGAAGGTAACAATTTGCACTCTATTTTGATATATTCTGTGACATTGTACTTGTCACCAAGAAATGAACCATTTATCTGCTTGATACCAATAAGAGCTTGAGTCCCCACCATTCTTGGTTCTGGTCCAAAGTTCAAACCCCAGGCTAACCATCCTGTTTCACTTTGTAATTTAGCTCCTACCATTACCTGGCGAATTCAGAATTTATAGTTAGTCAGGAGTGGCAGAATCAGGAATTTTGACAAGGGAattcagaaaagaaaaaaaaaaggtcacATTTGAGATTTGAACCGCAGCCAAACACGACTTTTGAATCATTTTTACTACTAGGGCAGCCCGgtgtactaagctcccgctatgcgcggggtctggGGAAGGGCAGGACCACAATAGTCTATTGTAcgttgtacgcaaccttaccctctatttctgcaagaggctgtttccacggctcgaacccgtgatctcctggtcacatggcatcaactttaccagttacgccaaaaGTACTCCCCTTGAACTACTATTCAACAAATTTATGTATATATACTTGCAGTGTAACTAATTTACAGCAAAAGGAGTTCTATTACACAATGTTAGTGTGCGAATACAATGAAtttaatctaaatatataatcacAAACATAATTTATTTTTGTGTGCATGTGCTTATGATCGAGATGAAAGTAATGAGTTCAATTTAACCTGGAGGATATGAGTGTTGTTCTCCAAATTCCATGCAAACTCAACCCCATTGCTATGTTCGTACCTCTTGCATAACGTTAGATTTCTGCTGAGGGCTTCAGACCAGAAGTCATCACTGCAACGATGAGCATGAATTGTAATTGAAAATAAAGACAAAAGGAAGATTGAGTTTGAgaccaaaaatattaaacaagatGGAGACATCTTCACTTTTTTATTGGCCTTTTCTATTTCTCCTGTTTCTACCTCAAGGTAGGACAGTATATATAAGAGCCAACCCAAGTTAAAAGGGGAAAATTTTCCATGAGTTTTTGCATGGAGTCAGAAAAATTGGAGTTAAAAAGAAGTAATGTATTTGTTCTGTTTTCTTTATTCATTTTTCTCACTTTTTGGATAATATCTGATGTTCTTTTTGGGAACAAAGTGTGAGGCTTAAAGCAGTGTTTTAGTTACTCTTCCTAGGTACTTACTTTACTCCTCTTTTTGTTGCTTTTATTGTTTAAAATAAAATGCTTTTACCAAAGTGAGACGCTTCACACTTTATTGCATACTCCAACATTAATGTGTTTCACGTATTCACTATTCAGTATATATAATGGAATTGCAAAGACTTCCACTTGTCTTTGAACAAGTTATTTTCATGATTTTACTTTGGGTTGTTGAAAGAAGAATTAAGAAGCTGTTTCAGCTAAGGTCGTATAAGTAAGAATGTAAATTATATCAAAGTAAAGAATCGTTTCTTTCTCAACCAATAAAAAAAGGACCTTCGTCACTAGAAAAGAGGTGGCAAATCGTGAAAAAAGCTCATACTAAACACAAATACAGTGGATAATATTCCATTTAAAGGATGTCCTAAAACACCTTCCATGTAAACCACTAGGTAGCCACATTTGACTCGCCCCAAAAATGCTTTCTGGGAGGGAAGGGACTGAGTTCAAAGGTTTGTAATGTAAAGAACATTTGAAACAAATCAATTCTCAATAATGTTACCAATTTCACAATTTTGAGAGCAGGACTTTTCCTTGGCCAAACAACTTCACTTTTAACAGAAGACAAAAACACCCTTGTCCGATGTTATCATCCTTTTTGCAGCAGCAGTGCCAACAATCCTCTCAAGCTGAATTCAAGTGAAAGTAAATTTAAGAGACGGTACATTGACAAAAGCATTCATACAAGATACGAATGAACTCATAATTATATACGAGGAATTTGAAGTCATACCCGAAGCTGGTCAAAACGAGAAAATAGAACAGTGGAAGCAGACCCCTGTAGCATGTTTACAACCTGCACGAGAAATGAAATAGATCACTATGTGAACTACCATATAATCCTAATTGGAGAGTTGAAGTAGAGATGATCACCTCTGGGTAAAATTCTTTCCGCTCTGGAAGTGAATATATGATCAAGTTCTGGATGCCACGTATCTAATTTCCaggaaaataattattattattatgcagACATTGAATAAAAGAAGACTGATAATATCTTTTAGAGGAATCTAAGGATATACAACCGATAATTGTGAAAGAAAACAAGATCAATACCAACATTAACTGCCAAATGGCTGTGTAATTGAGCAGGAAAAAGAGTGGAGAAAGTAAGGGAGCATGAATAGCACTCAAGATAGAGAACCTTGTATCGATGATAGAAGTGAGCTCTTTCAGTGTAAAGCATAATCTTTTTCGTTTCGTTGAAAAACCACACTCGTGCACGAGATATATCACTCTGCTCAGTGTACCTAGAAGCAAAGACAAACAACTGAACCTTAAAACCAGAACAGCCTACTCATATAATAACAAGTAGACCACTTGGATCACAAAATCCGATTTTATACACAGAAATGCAAAGCAATTTGAACACAAGATGTTACTCACTCTCCCAATAAACAAAAGGATGCCTCTTGTGATTTCAAAAAATTCCTTACTCGGATAAACTCAAAGTAAGAGCTAATAAATAGCATTATACCACCCTGCAGAACAGAAAAAATAATTAAGGAAAGACAATTTCTCATACAGCTGAATGCTTAAGAAAAATGAATTTGTTTCTCGAGCTCAGATGATGATACCTGAATGGAATCCTTTATCTTGGGGAACACCTGAAACAACAGACTTCACCAGTGTGAGATTTGACCATACACCAATAGAACATCACTATTGTAAGACCAACTGATTTGATGATGATATTAACTTTACAAAATCAGGTTACACGTGTAGAAGGGTGTGTGGTTATATAGTTATGCCATATGAGTTTACAAAGATCTCGGACTACTCCATTTATTGCCTTATTTGACTAGATGCTCAAATTCTTTCACATGCACAGAATAATGTACAATTCCATAACTAGTGAGTAAATGACAATTACCAAAGAAAGAAGACTGTCTCTATTTACATCGAAAAAATAGTACAAATGCAGATCATAAACAGCCCAGGAGACAAAAGAAGAAATGGGAGGTACCGCGATTGTATTGAATAAAATTTTAGTCTATATACACCAACATATTTTAGATTATCAAGTTGAAATTGAAACAAACGTTTTATACAGACAAGAAAAATGATTAGAGTATCAAGTGGCAAAATAATCATTTACACTGATACATACCCATCTAGACGGCAGCGAATTTAAATTGCTATTGACTTATCTCTAGCGTCATCACTAAAAAGGGAAAAAAGTTGAACTTATGATATAAAATATTAATGACAATATAGGATCTAAGAAAATTagaggcaaaaggatgaatcattTGGTGGCTCTATAACACAGCAGAAATAATGGAGTTAAACAGATCAGACAGTCGGACAGTAGTTATGTTAACTCAAGCAAAATACAATAATAAGATCAGGTGCTGTTTGACATGAATTACGGAGCTTATTTCTTATTATTCAGATTACTGATCATCCATTTAGCGATGACATACTCACTTCCGTTGGAGACTTCTTATCTGCACTCTCATTATTTTTTCCCTTTATTTTGTGTtgcgtttggggggggggggggggggggatggatTAAAGAATTTGACAAAATTTTGATTAATATAGGTGAAGAAAACAAACAGGCACTACAACAACAAAAAGTGGATATCAGTTTTAACAGTTTAGAAATACATTCCATCTTGTCAAAGGCGGAGCAAGCTTTATGTCTGAACTTGTGGAAATATATCACCACAATATTTTGACTCAGGTCATCATGACGAGAAATGACTGACAATGCAGAAGGATAACAGACCTTTTTTGTGAAATAGTCAAACCGAGCATCATCAGCATCTTCTGCAGTCTTCACATCAAAACGCTCATAAATCTGCAAGTTTGAGAAATAGCAAAAACCCATAAGCAGAGAAAGGAATCTATAGTACTTCCACAGGAACATGATTAATCAAATTCATGTCAGCAATTATAAAATAAAACAGAAGCCAGACAAGattcaaacttaataattttAGATGAGGTAGTCACATTATCAACATAATCAAAAAGTGACATAACTACAGACACAAAACTTGATGTATTCCTTTTGATAAACTGAAATTCTTACACTGGAATTTGGTCGTATTCATGCTAAAATATTAAACATAACTATAAGACCATACTTTTATTACTCACCTGCCTTATTTGAAGTACTACCTTTGGTAAAATACCTTTATACTCGCTTGCCAATTTGACCTGAAAATACAGCACTTAGATAAGCAATATCTCTCTTTTCTAAGCATCCTCAGAATGTAAGCATGCTGGAATTCCATATTGATAATTTTGGACAGTACAAAGGATATTTCTAGCCACTTTCTCGTATTTTATGTTATATTTTCGAAGAGCAAATGTATGCGacccttcaaaactcaaaataaagTAAGAAGAACTACATATTAAACTCACATTACAATTTTTATCTCCCACTAATTAGAAAATATTGTATAATGGAAATTTATTCATCATTTTCCATAAGTTTAGCCACGTATATCATCCTCATAGAGCAATGCTACTGGAAGGAGGAATGGAGAAGTCAAGTGGAGGATGTTTTCAATCACAGGAAAAAAACTAACTAAAATTACAGCTTCAAAGTGCCGCCAGGGCTTTGGTCTAGTGATAAGAGCGCAGCCAGTGATGTGTGGTTTAGACCCACTTCCTGGTTCGGACCCTGCTGCAGACAAGTCCGGTATTTAAGAGTAAAGGGTAGAGGGTTAGGTAGGTCCATTATCTACCAAGTTTTGAACCGTGCATCACGGGTCCTCGGGGATTTCTTGGTTATAAGAAAAATATTA from Nicotiana tomentosiformis chromosome 11, ASM39032v3, whole genome shotgun sequence encodes:
- the LOC138900675 gene encoding cytochrome b561 and DOMON domain-containing protein At5g47530-like; translation: MVGAKLQSETGWLAWGLNFGPEPRMVGTQALIGIKQINGSFLGDKYNVTEYIKIECKLLPSPIDLNVSKLRFSSLSFQYHIIEATIHLPQSVSISRINHVWQVGKVAAGMEPKIHDKTLHNYDGTETIDLETGKSLRFRAAKRHHARTAHGILNIIGWGVILPIGVIIARYFKKGPIQWNKHDEWKHAHKTCQAFGYIIGATGWGLGLWLGISSKYYSFPKHGAFGISIFTFATLQALALRLKPKKDDELHIYWSMYHHSLGYALLAVICVNIFKGIKIMQEDDKWRPAYIAVIGSLTFIFLVFEIINWLQFKVEQKKEKKRRYSPTNEN